Proteins from a genomic interval of Capsicum annuum cultivar UCD-10X-F1 chromosome 4, UCD10Xv1.1, whole genome shotgun sequence:
- the LOC107853496 gene encoding 16.9 kDa class I heat shock protein 1 — MASSIGTWMGGGGGGGSGRRTDVGFGSPFSSDIWDPLGLGFGGGLGLRPGAGGDDDVSALAHATVDWRETDKNHIFRVDIPGVKKEDVKVQIEDDNILEISGERIKEEEKGDDKWHRVERSRGSFRRRFRLPENADVEEISCGLENGVLTVNVPKKETQEVPKNVKSIDIA, encoded by the exons atggcATCATCAATAGGGACATGgatgggtggtggtggtggtggtggtagtggacGTCGTACAGATGTTGGGTTTGGCAGTCCATTTTCTTCAGATATATGGGATCCATTGGGCTTGGGCTTTGGTGGTGGATTAGGCTTGAGGCCTGGTGCTGGTGGGGATGATGATGTTTCTGCTTTGGCCCATGCTACTGTGGACTGGCGTGAAACtgataaaaatcatatttttcgtGTTGATATTCCTG GGGTGAAGAAAGAAGATGTGAAGGTGCAGATTGAAGATGACAACATACTGGAGATAAGTGgtgaaagaataaaagaagaagaaaaaggcgACGACAAGTGGCACCGTGTGGAGCGTAGCCGTGGCAGCTTCCGTAGAAGATTCCGGCTACCGGAAAATGCTGACGTGGAAGAAATAAGTTGTGGGCTTGAGAATGGAGTTTTAACAGTGAATGTGCCAAAGAAGGAAACACAAGAGGTTCCAAAAAATGTTAAGTCTATAGATATTGCTTAG
- the LOC107853491 gene encoding uncharacterized protein LOC107853491 codes for MTTNIADSLNLVLTDERDYPMSYIFNFIAKKFGEKSREWHAFIGSSNSKFGSCAEKILRDNNSASDYLYVTNVNGDLNQFTVFDSGATVKVNLLEKTCSCRKYNLVKLPSEHAMATLRSKMAMAKKKLF; via the exons atgaccacaaacatcgctGATTCGCTCAACTTAGTGTTGACGGATGAACGAGATTACCCCATGTCGTACATATTCAATTTTATTGccaaaaaatttggtgaaaagtctAGAGAGTGGCATGCATTTATCGGTAGTTCAAATAGCAAATTTGGGTCTTGTGCGGAAAAGATCTTAAGGGATAATAATAGCGCAAGCGATTACTTGTATGTGACTAATGTGAACGGGGATCTCAATCAATTCACCGTGTTTGACAGTGGTGCTACTGtcaaggtcaatctcttggagaaGACTTGTTCTTGTAGGAAATATAACTTGGTGAAACTGCCGAGCGAACATGCGATGGCCACTTTGCGATCAAAGATGGCGATGGCGAAG AAGAAgcttttttag